A genome region from Thermococcus onnurineus NA1 includes the following:
- a CDS encoding ferritin-like domain-containing protein, with product MSKALEMFMEKASINENVMKTLREISKRSLKEILSYIIKGERDATGLYTFLHQNMPEEYAKKKFKEFVEIEESHDKRVRTIFEGLFPGEEPLDMPLNSWAEVLAEKDFRLKNVEDYLTVLRIGMDTEKLSEAIYIVLMERLEDPEHKRIMSELANDERDHYEFLKKEYDFYSKVEAKKSLEELVRELREKKGA from the coding sequence ATGAGCAAGGCTCTGGAAATGTTTATGGAAAAGGCCAGCATAAACGAAAACGTCATGAAAACTCTTCGTGAAATATCCAAGCGCTCATTGAAAGAAATCCTTTCATACATCATCAAAGGAGAAAGAGACGCTACGGGACTTTATACGTTCCTGCACCAAAACATGCCTGAGGAGTACGCAAAAAAGAAATTCAAGGAGTTCGTTGAGATTGAGGAAAGTCACGACAAGAGAGTCCGGACGATATTTGAGGGTCTGTTCCCCGGAGAAGAACCATTAGATATGCCTTTGAATAGCTGGGCAGAGGTTCTTGCGGAGAAAGACTTCCGGCTTAAAAATGTAGAGGATTATCTAACTGTACTGCGTATAGGTATGGATACCGAGAAGCTTTCGGAAGCTATCTACATAGTGCTCATGGAGAGGCTGGAAGATCCAGAACACAAACGTATCATGAGCGAACTCGCAAACGATGAGAGAGATCACTATGAGTTTCTAAAGAAAGAATACGACTTTTACTCCAAAGTTGAAGCCAAGAAGTCCCTGGAGGAACTCGTTAGAGAGCTCAGAGAAAAGAAGGGGGCTTAA
- a CDS encoding redox-regulated ATPase YchF: MEIGVVGKPNVGKSTFFSAATLVDVQIANYPFTTIDANVGVTYAVAEHPCKELGCKPNPQNYEYKDGLALIPIKMIDVAGLVPGAHEGRGLGNKFLDDLRMASALIHVVDVTGKTDAEGQPTDYHDPVEDIEFLEKEIDYWIYGILRKNWEKFAKRIKLQHLKLAQAIADQLTGIGVSEEDAFEAIHRLGLDNDPTKWSDKDLLAFVRELRKVNKPIIIAANKADAATDEHIERLIKEGEKRGYIVVPTSAAAELTLRKAAKAGFIDYVPGSSDFKILKPMSAKQEKALQLIKEKVLDRFGSTGVQEVINRAVFELLQLVPVYPVEDEHKLTDQFGNVLPHVHLLPKGSTPRDLAYKVHTDLGKTFLYAVNARTHRRVGEDYELGFNDIIKIVATAR, encoded by the coding sequence ATGGAGATAGGTGTCGTTGGCAAGCCAAACGTTGGAAAATCGACCTTCTTCTCGGCGGCAACCCTCGTTGACGTTCAAATTGCCAATTACCCTTTCACGACGATAGATGCCAACGTCGGCGTCACTTACGCGGTAGCGGAGCACCCCTGCAAGGAGCTCGGCTGTAAGCCAAACCCGCAGAACTACGAATACAAGGATGGCCTCGCACTCATCCCGATAAAGATGATCGACGTCGCCGGTCTCGTCCCCGGCGCCCACGAGGGCCGCGGTCTGGGCAACAAGTTCCTCGACGACCTCAGAATGGCCTCCGCGCTCATCCACGTCGTTGACGTTACGGGCAAGACCGATGCCGAGGGGCAGCCGACTGACTACCACGACCCGGTCGAGGACATAGAGTTCCTGGAGAAGGAGATAGACTACTGGATATACGGCATTCTCAGGAAGAACTGGGAAAAGTTTGCCAAGAGGATAAAGCTCCAGCACCTCAAATTGGCGCAGGCGATAGCTGACCAGCTGACGGGAATAGGCGTAAGCGAGGAAGATGCCTTTGAGGCAATCCACAGGCTCGGTCTGGACAACGATCCCACGAAATGGAGCGATAAGGATCTTTTGGCCTTCGTAAGGGAACTAAGGAAGGTGAACAAGCCGATTATCATCGCTGCCAACAAGGCCGATGCAGCTACCGATGAACATATTGAGAGGCTTATCAAGGAGGGCGAGAAGAGGGGATACATAGTTGTTCCGACTTCAGCGGCGGCTGAGCTCACCCTCAGAAAAGCCGCAAAGGCTGGCTTCATAGACTACGTCCCTGGCTCAAGCGACTTCAAGATCCTGAAGCCAATGAGCGCCAAGCAGGAAAAGGCTCTCCAGCTCATCAAGGAGAAAGTTCTCGACAGGTTTGGCTCTACCGGCGTGCAGGAAGTCATAAACAGGGCCGTCTTCGAGTTACTCCAGTTGGTTCCGGTTTACCCGGTCGAGGACGAGCACAAGCTCACAGACCAGTTCGGCAACGTTCTGCCGCACGTCCACTTACTACCCAAGGGCTCAACGCCGAGGGACTTAGCCTACAAAGTCCACACAGACCTCGGAAAGACCTTCCTCTACGCCGTCAACGCCAGAACCCACAGGCGTGTTGGAGAGGACTACGAGCTCGGGTTCAACGACATCATCAAGATTGTCGCTACCGCAAGATGA
- the trm10 gene encoding tRNA (guanine(9)-/adenine(9)-N1)-methyltransferase, with protein sequence MKTLAQVFREVLQEKGIESFGVLSKRYRKSKNKLQDVAVDVLNGKGVIAEVPEPTVVAWDLNGNRVKGSRYAYVPGCMAKKFKVLIRAEDLKARIPEWPYFIIDLMHWDKHTQKEKGKICLQVAQSYGLLRDYFTGKELAVTWANDEFKSMFHGPVERITTYEGSTANFLKEEGIDEVVLLDPWAEEVLGEEDFDVKAFIIGGIVDTGGTKKKTTPKIGEELEKEGIKVHRRKIVLRGDVVGVPDRINRILGIILKMMIDGKSMDEAVYEFQEPLHARWRLRKELPKHATRYMINGKVYRVVEKELFDEYSKWLKIRWEDFVKVLRELNLVALERKRMHHLNKISNPRIINGKLYRVILLKKAAMLCYNC encoded by the coding sequence ATGAAGACACTCGCCCAGGTTTTCAGGGAAGTTCTGCAGGAGAAGGGTATAGAGAGCTTCGGCGTGCTTTCAAAGCGCTACCGTAAGTCAAAGAATAAGCTCCAGGATGTGGCCGTGGATGTCCTTAACGGAAAAGGAGTCATAGCAGAAGTCCCAGAGCCAACGGTAGTTGCGTGGGATTTAAACGGGAACCGCGTTAAGGGCTCGCGCTACGCCTACGTGCCGGGCTGCATGGCGAAAAAGTTCAAGGTTCTAATCAGAGCTGAAGACCTGAAGGCCCGCATTCCGGAGTGGCCCTACTTCATAATTGACCTAATGCACTGGGACAAGCACACCCAGAAGGAAAAGGGTAAGATATGCCTTCAGGTGGCTCAGAGCTACGGCCTGCTGAGAGACTACTTCACAGGAAAAGAGCTGGCGGTAACCTGGGCGAACGATGAGTTCAAATCCATGTTCCACGGCCCGGTTGAGAGGATAACGACATACGAAGGATCTACCGCCAACTTCCTGAAAGAAGAGGGCATCGATGAGGTCGTACTCCTCGACCCCTGGGCGGAGGAAGTTCTGGGAGAGGAGGACTTCGACGTTAAGGCCTTCATAATCGGGGGAATCGTCGACACCGGTGGAACCAAGAAGAAGACCACGCCAAAAATCGGCGAAGAGCTTGAAAAGGAAGGAATAAAAGTCCACAGGAGGAAAATAGTCCTTAGGGGTGATGTCGTTGGCGTCCCGGACAGGATAAACAGAATCCTCGGCATAATCCTTAAGATGATGATTGATGGCAAGTCAATGGATGAGGCAGTCTACGAGTTCCAGGAGCCACTTCACGCACGCTGGCGCCTCAGAAAGGAGCTTCCAAAGCATGCGACTCGCTACATGATAAACGGCAAAGTTTACCGCGTCGTCGAGAAGGAGCTGTTTGACGAGTATTCCAAGTGGCTTAAGATACGCTGGGAGGACTTCGTAAAGGTTCTGCGCGAGTTAAATCTCGTCGCGCTCGAGAGGAAGCGGATGCACCACCTCAACAAGATTTCCAACCCTAGAATAATCAACGGCAAGCTTTACAGGGTCATACTTCTCAAGAAGGCCGCGATGCTGTGCTACAACTGCTAA
- the trm5b gene encoding tRNA (guanine(37)-N1)-methyltransferase Trm5b yields the protein MFAVKVPKREAEKTRRKLIELGVLAKSYSVKREGEFILFPVTGPVEGFEIVEAEFEKTKRRPHSYREVVEVPEEVRPLLPSSFDIIGDVAIIELPEKLMPYGKAIGEAILKVHRHIKAVFAKGSKIEGEYRVRELIRLAGERRTETLHRENGIRLRLDVAKVYFSPRLATERMRIFEKTQPGEIVFDMFAGVGPYSILLAKKAKLVFACDINPWAVRYLEENRKLNKMPNVVPILGDVRKIAGRIEADRVIMNLPKFADRFLREAMLSVKDGGIVHYYGFGPEENLFFEHEAKINGIAKGLGFHVEFLDERKVRPYAPRQFNIAIDFRVLK from the coding sequence ATGTTCGCCGTAAAAGTCCCCAAGAGAGAAGCCGAAAAGACGAGACGAAAGCTCATCGAGCTCGGTGTTCTGGCTAAAAGCTACTCCGTGAAGCGGGAGGGCGAGTTCATACTCTTCCCTGTCACCGGGCCAGTTGAAGGCTTTGAAATCGTGGAGGCAGAGTTCGAGAAGACTAAGCGGAGGCCCCACAGTTACCGCGAGGTCGTTGAGGTTCCCGAAGAAGTGAGGCCTCTTCTCCCGAGTTCTTTCGACATCATCGGCGATGTCGCGATAATCGAGCTTCCCGAAAAGCTGATGCCCTACGGGAAGGCCATTGGTGAGGCAATTCTGAAAGTCCACAGGCACATAAAGGCCGTCTTCGCTAAGGGGAGCAAGATTGAAGGTGAATACCGCGTTAGGGAGCTGATTCGCCTTGCTGGTGAGAGGAGAACCGAAACGCTCCACCGAGAGAATGGGATACGGCTCAGATTGGACGTTGCTAAGGTCTACTTCTCGCCGAGGCTCGCCACCGAGAGGATGAGGATATTCGAGAAAACCCAGCCGGGTGAGATCGTCTTCGACATGTTTGCCGGCGTCGGACCATACTCGATACTCCTCGCAAAGAAAGCAAAGCTCGTCTTCGCCTGCGACATCAACCCCTGGGCAGTTAGGTACCTCGAAGAAAACAGAAAGCTGAACAAGATGCCGAATGTTGTCCCCATCCTTGGCGACGTTAGAAAGATCGCTGGTAGAATTGAGGCCGACCGCGTGATAATGAATCTCCCCAAGTTCGCCGATCGCTTTTTGAGGGAGGCTATGCTGAGCGTTAAGGACGGCGGAATTGTCCACTACTATGGCTTTGGGCCCGAGGAGAACCTCTTTTTTGAACACGAGGCGAAAATAAATGGTATAGCGAAGGGGCTCGGCTTCCACGTTGAGTTTTTGGATGAGAGAAAGGTCCGCCCCTACGCGCCGAGGCAGTTCAACATCGCGATAGACTTCAGGGTTTTGAAGTGA
- a CDS encoding CorA family divalent cation transporter, with protein MTFITGIYEMNFRYMPELGWRYGYFMTISGMLLTAVGMLHYFKRKGWL; from the coding sequence TTGACGTTCATAACGGGCATCTACGAAATGAACTTCCGCTACATGCCCGAACTGGGGTGGCGCTACGGCTACTTCATGACAATATCCGGCATGCTGCTCACTGCCGTTGGGATGCTCCACTACTTCAAAAGAAAGGGGTGGTTATAA
- a CDS encoding TldD/PmbA family protein: MEALEKALKWAEDNLKAEYIELRYENLRKTTLGLKDGVFTSFTGKFHQGVAIRVLADGAWGFSSTSDLNNIEKAIEEAYKLARAAAQTKNEKIELAEVKPVQDFVKSKMKIKPAHVDVEEKVAHLRELEKLLKEDNAVKSVQIRYEDGSGQKILLTNEGTRIEWDYNYLFQGTYVTGKKEGKLAMARDSIGAVDYGWELMTDHEPNEKVTERLLRKMHSQLDGIAPKRGEWPIVAGPIVVGIIAHEALGHLAEADLTINSPFKDLIGKQIAPEYVTMSERYVEGGFGNDKYDDEGVPVKDIHIIENGILKEIMLNREYAHKWGMEPNGHARAESYRYPPIIRMRNTVFEPGDYSFEELIEDIKFGYYVVDFRGGQAQLNSAFQVGIQEGYVIRNGEIAEPIRDTSITGVAIEALKKISAVGKDFGLEVGFCGKGQIAFVSSGGPHMRFDGGILIG, encoded by the coding sequence ATGGAGGCGCTTGAGAAGGCCCTTAAATGGGCTGAGGACAACCTGAAAGCGGAATACATAGAGTTAAGGTATGAGAACTTAAGAAAAACGACGCTCGGCCTCAAGGATGGTGTCTTTACAAGCTTCACCGGCAAATTCCATCAGGGCGTTGCGATAAGGGTTCTCGCAGACGGTGCCTGGGGCTTTTCTTCGACGAGCGACCTTAACAACATCGAAAAGGCCATCGAGGAGGCTTACAAACTCGCCAGGGCTGCCGCTCAAACCAAGAATGAGAAGATTGAGCTGGCCGAGGTAAAGCCCGTCCAGGACTTCGTGAAGAGCAAGATGAAGATTAAACCCGCTCACGTAGACGTCGAGGAGAAAGTCGCTCACCTTAGGGAGCTTGAGAAGCTCCTCAAGGAGGATAATGCAGTAAAGAGCGTTCAGATACGCTACGAAGACGGCAGCGGGCAGAAGATACTCCTCACCAACGAGGGAACCAGAATAGAGTGGGACTACAACTACCTCTTCCAGGGAACCTACGTTACCGGAAAGAAGGAAGGAAAGCTTGCGATGGCAAGGGACAGCATCGGAGCCGTTGACTATGGCTGGGAACTCATGACAGATCACGAACCCAACGAGAAGGTAACTGAGAGGCTCCTCAGGAAGATGCACTCCCAGCTGGACGGCATCGCTCCAAAGCGCGGCGAGTGGCCCATCGTAGCGGGCCCAATAGTCGTCGGCATCATCGCCCACGAAGCTCTTGGCCACCTTGCAGAGGCGGACTTAACGATAAACTCACCGTTTAAGGACCTCATCGGCAAGCAGATTGCCCCAGAGTACGTCACAATGAGCGAGCGCTACGTTGAGGGTGGCTTTGGCAACGACAAGTACGATGACGAGGGTGTTCCGGTTAAGGACATCCACATCATCGAGAACGGAATTCTCAAGGAGATAATGCTCAACCGCGAGTACGCCCACAAGTGGGGAATGGAGCCAAATGGCCATGCAAGGGCCGAGAGCTATCGCTACCCGCCGATAATCAGAATGCGCAACACCGTCTTCGAGCCCGGTGATTACTCCTTCGAGGAGCTCATCGAGGACATAAAGTTCGGTTACTACGTAGTTGACTTCCGCGGCGGTCAAGCGCAGCTCAACTCGGCCTTCCAGGTTGGAATTCAGGAAGGCTACGTCATCAGGAACGGTGAGATTGCAGAGCCTATAAGGGACACCTCTATCACCGGCGTGGCAATAGAAGCCCTCAAGAAGATAAGCGCGGTCGGTAAGGACTTTGGCCTTGAAGTCGGCTTCTGCGGGAAGGGACAGATTGCCTTTGTCAGCTCGGGTGGGCCTCACATGCGCTTCGACGGAGGAATACTTATCGGGTGA
- a CDS encoding cysteate racemase, protein MTERVIGILGGMGPLATAELFRRIIEKTPAKRDQDHPRIIIYNNPKIPDRTAFILGEGEDPRPELVESARKLESWGADFIIMPCNTAHFFAESIQRKISIPLVSMVEETAKRIEEMGLKKVGLLATDGTIKGLVYHRALLDRGIQIAVPIKKDQELVMKGIYEGVKAGNLELGRELLLRVARRLEKRSEGIIAGCTEVSVALKPEDLSVPLIDPLDVIAEMAVRLALGL, encoded by the coding sequence ATGACCGAGAGGGTCATCGGAATACTCGGCGGCATGGGACCGTTAGCCACTGCAGAACTCTTCAGAAGGATAATCGAGAAGACACCAGCAAAGAGGGATCAGGATCACCCGAGGATAATCATCTACAACAACCCGAAGATACCCGACAGGACGGCGTTCATCCTCGGGGAGGGCGAAGATCCGAGGCCAGAGCTTGTAGAGAGCGCCAGAAAGCTCGAGAGCTGGGGGGCGGACTTTATAATAATGCCCTGCAATACCGCCCACTTCTTCGCGGAAAGCATTCAGAGGAAGATAAGCATACCACTCGTCAGTATGGTGGAAGAAACCGCGAAGAGAATAGAGGAGATGGGACTTAAGAAGGTCGGTCTTTTGGCCACCGATGGAACCATTAAGGGCCTTGTTTATCACCGTGCCCTCCTTGACAGGGGGATTCAGATAGCAGTGCCCATCAAAAAGGATCAGGAGCTCGTCATGAAGGGTATTTACGAGGGGGTTAAAGCTGGAAACCTCGAGCTGGGCAGGGAACTTCTCCTCCGGGTTGCCAGGAGGCTGGAAAAGAGGAGCGAAGGCATAATAGCCGGTTGCACGGAGGTCAGTGTTGCGCTAAAGCCCGAGGATTTGAGCGTCCCTCTTATTGACCCGCTCGATGTGATAGCGGAAATGGCTGTGAGGCTGGCCCTCGGTTTATAA
- a CDS encoding MBL fold metallo-hydrolase, protein MAIEGIRAIIGNFHLIDASKERIEKTINGFLEVDVEEVYTGHCTGLKAEVAFWRSMAGTTLSEF, encoded by the coding sequence ATGGCGATAGAGGGGATAAGAGCAATCATTGGAAACTTTCACCTGATTGATGCAAGTAAAGAGCGGATAGAGAAAACAATAAACGGCTTTCTTGAGGTGGACGTGGAGGAGGTTTACACCGGCCACTGCACGGGGCTGAAGGCGGAGGTAGCTTTCTGGAGATCTATGGCAGGAACGACATTATCAGAATTCTGA
- a CDS encoding cupin domain-containing protein has protein sequence MKAGIKNLIDRGTYRKLPLFEGELPEGSYAQIVEVKPGQTVKKHYHEKQYELFYIISGEARLGIGDTEYLAKPGDIFLVKPKTVHWVINERDEPFRLFVVKLNYYGDDSVWLEE, from the coding sequence ATGAAGGCCGGGATCAAAAACCTCATCGACAGGGGCACTTACAGGAAGCTCCCTCTCTTCGAGGGTGAACTTCCAGAGGGAAGCTACGCCCAAATCGTCGAGGTGAAGCCGGGACAGACGGTTAAAAAGCACTATCACGAGAAGCAGTACGAGCTGTTCTACATAATAAGCGGCGAGGCCAGGCTCGGCATCGGTGATACCGAGTACCTTGCAAAACCGGGCGACATCTTCCTCGTCAAGCCAAAAACCGTCCACTGGGTCATCAACGAGCGCGACGAGCCCTTCAGGCTCTTCGTGGTCAAGCTGAATTACTACGGCGACGATTCCGTCTGGCTGGAGGAGTAA
- a CDS encoding class III signal peptide-containing protein, with translation MIAGAKCKYFKPHKDYLGVPWGVNRGQGSLEYLFMIVAALVIILVVVRAISGISAPYSTALTVDPESLTSQVEDQESFKVEAWVEDSGDGTYKVYYRIWALEKPLTGAEVQLVCFGPTNNVAGLDPIKHEGTLEPVNYWANYWTPVPREAFPCQVQFTLWKRGLG, from the coding sequence TTGATAGCAGGGGCAAAATGTAAATACTTCAAACCCCATAAAGACTATCTGGGGGTACCATGGGGGGTTAATAGGGGCCAAGGTTCTCTCGAGTACCTCTTCATGATAGTGGCCGCTCTGGTGATAATCCTGGTCGTGGTACGCGCGATAAGCGGCATATCTGCACCGTACTCAACCGCACTCACAGTGGATCCTGAAAGCCTGACCAGCCAAGTTGAGGACCAGGAGAGCTTTAAGGTTGAAGCATGGGTTGAGGACAGCGGCGATGGTACATACAAGGTTTACTACCGCATATGGGCTCTTGAAAAACCCCTTACGGGCGCAGAGGTTCAGCTGGTGTGTTTCGGCCCCACCAACAACGTCGCTGGCCTTGACCCCATTAAACACGAAGGTACCCTCGAGCCGGTCAATTACTGGGCGAACTACTGGACACCAGTTCCGAGGGAAGCGTTTCCATGCCAGGTGCAGTTCACACTCTGGAAGAGGGGACTGGGATGA
- a CDS encoding TldD/PmbA family protein, which produces MEELIRFGEKFFDELEIAVYRSRNVSVNIELNEISMASVRSGAVTIIRGIKDKRLGLAIIDSDEPARIKEAIEQAAKMAKLNSPDEKWVSLPEPGKYREAPKPNYELKETPPDRLVEMIVHGIKLAREKDPNAIVAGGEGGVTWEERQIINSHGIDVEQEGGAAYIFFELVGRKEGVVTPGIFDFEARRDLNLDVDGVVERAVRKVGWAYNVKASKNEEVPIILGPWAIAGLFSYALFPAFSGERLVKETTPLADKVGEQIASEVLTLYDDPFHELAIEPVIADGEGVPTRKNVLIEKGTFRGFVWDNYWARIYGTESTGNGKRDLRSGGINIGFHTMAIENGKKSFEDMISEIDRGYFVDGFQGAHSSNPDNGNFAVTANPAYLIEDGEVVGSSVFLIAGNVYELLKQASEVSKEQIVMPFMTTMITPFIRFENVKIAGK; this is translated from the coding sequence ATGGAGGAGCTTATCCGCTTCGGCGAGAAGTTTTTTGACGAACTCGAAATTGCCGTTTACCGCTCCCGCAATGTTAGCGTCAACATCGAACTGAACGAGATTTCAATGGCGAGCGTCAGAAGCGGCGCCGTAACGATAATCAGGGGAATAAAGGACAAGCGCCTCGGCCTAGCGATAATCGACAGCGACGAGCCGGCAAGAATAAAGGAAGCAATAGAGCAGGCTGCGAAGATGGCAAAGCTAAACAGCCCGGATGAGAAGTGGGTTTCACTTCCGGAGCCGGGCAAATACCGCGAGGCCCCAAAGCCGAACTATGAGCTTAAGGAGACCCCTCCTGACCGACTGGTCGAGATGATAGTTCACGGCATTAAGCTCGCCCGCGAGAAAGACCCCAACGCTATCGTTGCGGGTGGAGAAGGCGGCGTAACCTGGGAGGAGAGGCAGATCATCAACTCACACGGCATCGATGTCGAACAGGAAGGAGGAGCTGCCTACATATTCTTCGAGCTGGTCGGCAGAAAAGAAGGCGTCGTAACCCCTGGCATATTCGACTTCGAAGCGAGGAGAGACCTCAACCTCGATGTTGATGGTGTGGTTGAAAGGGCCGTTCGGAAGGTCGGCTGGGCTTACAACGTGAAAGCCAGCAAGAACGAGGAAGTGCCGATAATTCTCGGCCCATGGGCGATAGCGGGCCTCTTCAGCTACGCACTCTTCCCGGCCTTCAGCGGCGAGAGGCTCGTCAAGGAGACCACTCCACTTGCAGACAAGGTCGGGGAACAGATAGCGAGCGAGGTTCTTACTCTCTACGACGACCCGTTCCACGAGCTCGCCATTGAGCCGGTTATAGCCGATGGTGAGGGTGTCCCAACGAGGAAGAACGTCCTCATCGAGAAAGGAACCTTCAGGGGCTTCGTTTGGGACAACTACTGGGCCAGAATCTACGGCACTGAGAGCACAGGAAACGGCAAGCGTGATTTGAGGAGCGGCGGAATAAACATCGGCTTCCACACCATGGCAATCGAGAACGGTAAAAAGAGCTTTGAGGATATGATAAGCGAGATTGACAGGGGCTACTTCGTGGACGGCTTCCAAGGTGCGCACTCGAGCAACCCGGACAACGGAAACTTCGCTGTAACAGCTAATCCGGCCTACCTCATCGAGGACGGTGAAGTCGTCGGCTCCAGCGTCTTCCTCATAGCGGGCAACGTCTATGAACTGCTTAAACAGGCCAGCGAGGTCAGTAAGGAGCAGATCGTTATGCCCTTCATGACGACAATGATAACGCCGTTCATCAGGTTCGAGAATGTGAAAATTGCCGGAAAGTGA
- a CDS encoding endo alpha-1,4 polygalactosaminidase codes for MKWARFFVLLALICFSIFTTRVSASFTVYYGQIGPSEYSELGSFDIIILSPTVNSTYVSKLSSNHTAVGYVSLATIGGWEPWAKNLPKGLLIGENQNWDEGVVDFSSPEWERIILEEAIPYILSQGFDGVFLDNLDYVDLYPDKKDAMVNLVRAIRERYPNITIIANRGFSIAKEIAPYVDYLLLEDFVTYYNFSSDRYEVFDESELQWEFDQIQKLKSLNVSILALSYADLTNESQVREFSALICMHAEEYNISEVYLADLSLQRIGFDPCGRQREGARTTWKGTPQETSSEENEEAVCGPVIFLPLIILGRFILR; via the coding sequence ATGAAGTGGGCCAGGTTTTTCGTTTTGCTAGCTTTAATCTGCTTTTCAATCTTTACAACACGCGTCTCAGCAAGCTTCACGGTCTACTACGGCCAGATAGGACCCTCAGAGTACTCTGAGCTCGGTAGCTTTGACATAATAATCCTCTCACCTACCGTAAACTCGACCTACGTTTCGAAGCTATCGTCTAACCACACCGCTGTCGGCTACGTCAGCCTTGCGACAATAGGTGGCTGGGAACCATGGGCAAAGAACCTCCCGAAGGGCCTGCTAATAGGAGAAAACCAGAACTGGGATGAAGGAGTAGTGGACTTTTCGTCGCCTGAATGGGAGCGTATAATTTTGGAAGAGGCGATTCCATATATCCTTTCCCAGGGCTTTGATGGAGTCTTCCTCGACAACCTCGATTACGTTGATCTATATCCTGATAAAAAGGACGCAATGGTCAATCTCGTGAGGGCCATTAGGGAGCGCTATCCCAACATTACAATAATCGCCAACAGAGGCTTCTCGATAGCTAAGGAAATAGCGCCCTACGTTGACTACCTCCTCCTTGAGGACTTCGTGACATACTACAACTTCTCAAGCGACCGCTACGAGGTTTTTGATGAGAGCGAACTTCAATGGGAGTTCGACCAGATTCAAAAGCTTAAGTCCCTAAACGTCTCAATACTCGCCCTAAGCTACGCTGACCTAACCAACGAATCGCAGGTGAGGGAGTTCTCTGCATTAATCTGCATGCACGCGGAGGAATACAATATCTCCGAGGTCTATCTCGCCGACCTGAGCCTCCAGAGGATAGGTTTTGACCCGTGTGGGCGTCAGAGGGAGGGCGCAAGGACTACCTGGAAAGGCACACCTCAAGAAACGTCCAGTGAAGAAAATGAAGAGGCCGTCTGTGGGCCAGTGATTTTCCTCCCGCTGATTATTCTTGGTCGTTTCATCTTGCGGTAG